AACTGGCCGCCGTGGAGCGCCAGTTCGAGCGAAATCTGGACTCTCGGGTGCCCCTGATCCAGACCGTGGGCCGGTACGTGCTCACGAGCGGCGGCAAACGGATCCGGCCGCTCCTGCTCCTGCTGTCCGCGCGGCTGTGCGGGTACCGGGGAGACCGGGCCGTGCCGCTGGCCTCGATCGTGGAGTTCATCCACACGGCCACCCTGCTCCACGACGACGTGGTGGACGACGCGGATCTTCGGCGCGGCCAGAAGTCGGCCAACACCGTGTGGGGCAACGAGGCCACCGTGCTGGTGGGCGACTTCCTGTTCAGCAAGTCGTTCTCCCTGATGGTGGGCGACGGCGACCTGCGGGTGCTCCGGGCCATGGCCGACGCCACCACGGCCCTGGCCGAGGGCGAGATCCTCGAGCTGCTGAAGACCTGCGACCTGGACGTGACGGTGGAGGAGTACCTCGACGTGATCCGCAACAAGACCGCGGTGCTGATCGCCGCCGCCTGCGAGGTGGGGGCCCTGCTGGGCGTCGCGGACGAGGGGCGGGTGGCGGCCCTGAAGGGATACGGCATGGACGTGGGCATCGCGTTCCAGCTGGTGGACGACTGCCTGGACTTCGTGGGGGACCGGGAGCGGTTCGGCAAGCCGGTGGGCGCGGACCTGGAGGAGGGCAAGATCACCCTGCCCGTGATCCACGCCCTCGGCGCTGCAACGGACGAGGAACGGGACCGGGTGGCCCGGCTGGTGGAGCAGGACGCGTTCTCCGACGACGACCGGGCCTGGGTCCGTGAGTTCGTGGTCCGGCGGGGGGGGGTCGACGCGGCCCTGGGCATGGCCCGGGACCGGGTGGAGCAGGCCAAGGCCCGCCTCGCGGCGTTCCCGGCCTGCCCCGAGCGGGAGGCCCTGGGGGTGGTGGCCGACTACGTGGTGGCCCGGGACCGATAGGGGGGAGATCCGGATCCCGGGAGGGCCTTACTGTAACCCGGCGACGATAGAGGCGTGTCACCTCGGAGGGTGGGGCAAGGGACCTGCCTCCGGCCGGGCACGAAGCCGGGCATGAGATTCGCCGCGCAGGCACGGGACCGAAGAGCAGGTTTCATGACAACTCGGTGGAATCCGAACCATTTCGCGATCCGATCGTCGGAGGCGCTGCGCGGCGAGCTAAGGGGCCGCGCCCGGCTCTCCGGCAGGTCCCTTGCCCCTCCGAGCAGGGAGCGATAGCGTCTGTTTATCCGCCGGGTCAATAACCCGGCGACGATAGAGGCGCGCAGGTGGTCGCAGGGGCCTGGGATTTAGGAGCCAGAGGTCAGAAGACAGGAGTTCGGGCAGATTCTCTCCTGTCCACTGCCCTCTGAATTCTGGTCCCTGAAACCCATGTCCCCCGAGCTTTGGCGCGGTTCGAGAGCCGCCTCGCTGCCCAGCCGCCCGGCGGGCCGAAGGCCCCAGACCGGCGGCCGTTGACCGTGGGCCGACGACCGAAGTTACCGGAAAGAACATCCTTGCCACGGGGGGAGGGCTTCGGGTATAAGTCGCGGTTCGCGCCGGCGGCAGGGAGCCGCCGGGCTCACCCTCCTTGCCCCCGCTTCCGGGGGATAGACAGCCGAAAGGAGAGACCATGGCCGAGTTGTGGAACCGTTACGAGAGCCTGATCCTCTTCGACCCCGACCTCGGGGAGGAGGCCCGCACCGAGCTGATCGGGCGGGTCAAGGAGTACATCACCAACGCATCGGGTCGGATCCTCAAGACCGACCACTGGGGCCTGCGTGACCTGGCCTTCGTGATGAAGGGCCGGTCCAAGGCCTACTACCTGCTCGTGGAGTTCGCCGGCCCAGCGCCGGTGTCCACCGAGCTGGCCCGCCGCCTGAACCTCCTCGACACGGTCCTGAAGTTCCAGACCATCAAGCTCGAAGACCGGGTGGACCCCGCCGAGCTTCCGGAGTCCGAGGAGGAGTCCGGGGTGCCCGCCGCCGAGGAGAAACCGGCCGAGGAGGCGCCGGCCGAAGAGGCCGCGGCGGCCCAGGCAGGAGACGCCGGCGAAGCCGAGAAGACCGAAGAGTAAAAGGAGCGAACGATGGCTCATCCGTACCGACGCCGCGGCCGCCGCAAGGTGTGCCGGTTCTGTGTGGACCCCAGTCTTCCCCTGAACTACAAGCACCCCGAGGTACTCCGGCAGTTCCTGTCGGAGCGGGCCAAGATCGTGCCCCGCCGGATCTCGGGGAACTGCTCGTACCACCAACGGCTCCTGACCCGGGAGATCAAGCGGGCCCGCAACGTGGCCCTGTTGCCGTTTACGGAGCTGCCCTGAGGCCGCCGTGACCCGCAAGACGGCCGGCCGCCCCCCTGTGGTGGAGAACGCCGCGGCCGGGGTCGCGTCGGCGGCGTTGTTCCTGCTGTCCCTCTGGGCCCCGGCCGTGGGGTTCGGCCTGGCCCTGATGAGTCCGCTGCCGTTGGCGTGGGCGGCCTGGAAGCGGGGGCCCACGGCCGGGCTCGTGGCCCTGGCCGTGGCCGGGGGCGCCGCCGTGCTGGTGGCGGGCCCGGCCGCCACGGCCCTGTACGTGGCCCAGTTCGGCGGCCCCGGCGTGGCCTTGGGGTTCTTCGAGGGGGCCCGCCGGCCCGCCCACCAGGTGGTGGGGGTGTACGTGTTCCTGGCCGCCACCGGCAGTGCGGTGGCCGTGACCGGGTTGGCGTGGGCCGGCGGCACCACGCCGGCCGCCTGGTTGACGGCCACGGTGGCCGAGACCCGGGAGACCCTGGCCCGCTTGCTGGAGGGGTCGGCCACCGACCCGGCCGCGGCCGCGGCCCTGGCCGAGGGTCTCGACCGGACCGCGGAGCTTCTGCGCCGGCTGTTCCCGGGGCTGTTCGTGATGGTCTCGGTGCTCACCGGCTGGATGAACGGGGTGGCCCTGCGGAGGATGGCCAAGGACCCCTCGGCCGCGTCCTGGATCGAGTGGCGGGCGCCGGCTGGCTGGATCTGGGGGTTGCTGGCCGCCGGGTTTGCCGCCGTGCTGGGCACGGGTCCGGTCCGGACGGTGGGCTGGAACGTGTTCCTGGTGCTCGGGGCCGTGTACTTCCTGCAGGGGATCGCGGTGGTGCAGCACCTGTTCGTGACCCGCGGGTTTCCCGTGTTCGTGCGGGCGCTCGCTTACGTGATCGTGTTCGTACAGTTTCCGGTGATGGTCCTCGTGGCCGGGATCGGGGCGTTCGACCTGTGGTTCGACTTCCGGGCCCGGTGGGCCCGCACGCCCCAGGCCTGAAGCCCCGGCCGGCCCGACGGAAGGAGGCTACCGATGAAGGTGATCCTGAAGGAGACGGTCCCCAACCTGGGCACCGTCGGCGACGTGGTGACCGTGCGGGACGGCTACGCCCGGAACTACCTCATCCCCAAGGGTTTGGCCGCCCTGGCCGATCCCCGCAACGTGAAGGCGATCGAGCACCAGAGGCGGGCCCTGGAGAAGAAGCGCCTGCGCGAGATCGCCAAGGCCGAGGAGCTGGCCAAGGCCCTGGACGGGCAGCGGCTGGTGTTCCGGCGCAAGGCCTCGGACCAGCAGCACCTGTTCGGGTCGGTCACGACCATCGACATCGAGCGGGCGCTGCAGGAGAAGGGGTTCTCCATCACCCGCAAGCAGGTCCTGCTGGACCAGCCCCTGAAGTCGGTGGGCGAGTTCCCGGTGGGGATCAAGCTCCACGGCGGGGTTCGCACCCAGGTGGTCGCGGTGGTCGAGGCCGAGGCGGCCGAGGCCTAGCCCGGCGACCGGGGCATCCGCCCCTGCCGAGCCGATCGACCCGTACCCGGCCCCGCCCCCGACCGCGAAGGGGTGCGGGGCCGGTCTTGTTTTTCCCCCCGACCGCCCCGACGAGTGCGTTCCATGCCCGTGTCCCAGCCGACGGCGCTGCCTTCCAAGGTTCCCCCCCACAGCCTCGAGGCCGAGGTGGGGGTGTTGGGCGCGGTGCTGCTGCAGAACGACGTGCTGGCCCAGGTGGCCGAACTGATCGACCGGGACGACTTCTACCGCACGGGCCACCGGCTGATCTTCGAGGCCATGCTCGACCTGTCGGAGCGGGGCGCCCCGATCGACCTGGTCACGATCACCGAGGAGCTGCGCAAGAAGGGGGTGCTCGAAAAGGCGGGGGGCGCGGCCTACATCGGCGGCCTCACCGACCAGGTGCCCTCGGCCAGCAACGCCGAGCACTACGCCCGCATCGTGCGCGAGCGGGCCATCCAGCGAAAGCTGATCTGGGTGGCCACCGAGATCGCCAGCGAGGGGTACGACCCCGACGCGGACGTGGAGGAGTACCTGGACCGGGCCGAGCAGGAGATCTTCAAGATCACCCAGCGGAAGATCTCGCCGTCGTTCGTGCGGCTGCGCGACGTGCTCAAGGACGCGTTCGCCAAGATCGAGGAGCTCTACGAGCGCAAGGAGCTGGTGACCGGGGTGCCCACGGGGTTCCACGAGCTCGACCAGCTCACCGCTGGGCTGCAGCCCTCGGACCTGATCATCGTGGCGGGCCGGCCGGGCATGGGCAAGACCTCGTTCGTGCTGAACATCGCCCACTACGCCTCGGTGCACGAGGGGCTGCCGGTGGGGTTCTTCAGCCTCGAGATGAGCCGCGAGCAGCTCGCGGTGCGGCTGCTGTGCGCCGAGGCCCGCATCGACTCCCACCGGCTCCGGCGGGGCATGCTCAAGGACTCGGACTTCCCCAAGCTGAGCCGTGCCGCGGGCGTGCTGGCGGAGGCCCCGTTCTTCATCGACGACACCCCGGGCATCTCCACCCTGGAGCTGCGGGCCAAGGCCCGGCGGCTCAAGGCCGAGGCCGGCCTCGAGCTGGTGATCGTGGACTACCTGCAGCTCATGCGGGCCCGGGGCAGCTACGACGTGCGCGAGCAGGAAATCAGCGAGATCTCCCGGTCCCTCAAGGCCCTGGCCAAGGAGCTGCACCTGCCGGTGATCGCCCTGTCCCAGCTCAACCGGGGGGTGGAGAGCCGAAGCGACAAGCGGCCGCTGCTGTCGGACCTGCGGGAGTCCGGGGCCATCGAGCAGGACGCGGACGTGATCATGTTCATTTACCGGGACGAGGTGTACAACAGCGACTCCCCCGACAAGGGCGTGGCCGAGATCATCGTGGGCAAGCAGCGCCAGGGCCCCACCGGCACCGTGAAGCTCGCGTTCCTGAACGAGTACACCGCGTTCGAGAACCTGGCCCGGGGGTATGGAGAGTAGCGCCGAGTGGATGTGGGAATCGTGCTTCGCAGATCCAGAAGCTCGAGTAGGCCACGGAAACCACGCCCGGCGCTCCACCAGGCCCCATGCACCCGGAGAGTTGGGCGATCACTCGGAAGCCGCCCGGCCGCCTGGCTGCCCAGCCGCCCAGCGGGCCGAAGGCCCCAGACCGGCGACCGTTGACCGTAGACCGACGACCGAAGTTACATGGAAGCCCCCATCGGCCGCTGCGCGACCCTACAACGGAGAAGGGAAACTTGCGTTGGTCCGGGGCCATTGCTGGCGGAGGGCATGGGGCCTGCTTCCGGCCGCGCGCGAAGCCGGGCATCGGGATTCGCCGCGCAGGCACGGGGCACCGGCGGTGGCTTCGTGACAGAGCGGCCGACACGAACGATTTCACGGTGCGCGCGGTGGAGGCGCTGCGCGGCGAGCCAAGGAGCCGCGCGCGGCTCTCCAGCAGACCCCATGCCCCCGAGCTTTGGCGCGGTTCGAGAGCCGCCCAGCGGGCCGAAGGCCCCAGACCGGCGACCGATGACCGGAGACCGAAGTTACGCGGAAGTCCGGTAGTGTCCAGACCCCGGCCGTGGTAGAGTACCGCCCCGGCGCGGTCCGGTGAGAACGACGAAAACCCCTTGCGATCGGAGGAATGGCCCATGTTCGGAATGCCCGGGGGCTCGGAGTGGCTGATCATCCTGCTCATCGTGCTGGTGATCTTCGGGGGCAAGAAGATCCCGGAGCTCATGGGGGGGCTGGGCAAGGGGATCAAGAGCTTCAAGAAGGCCATGAACGAGCCCGACGCCATCGACGTGACGCCTGAGAAGAAGGAGGAGATCCCCCACGAGGCGGCCAAGGAGGACGAGGGGGAGAAGAAGACTCAGGCCTGATCGCCTTCCCTTCTCCAGGCCAGGATCCGAAGGGCTCCGTCCCGCACCGCGGGGTGGAGCCCTTTGTCTTGGGCCACCTCCTCCAGCAGGGGGCGGGGCTGGCCGAGCAGAAGGGGCCGAACGAGCCGGGGCGGGGCAAAGGGGTTGCGGACCACGGCCCGCTGCACGGCCGGCCGGACGATCCATGCCTCGGCCCGGGCGAGGTGGCCGAACACGGCCTGCCGGGCCGGCCGGCGGCTGGCCAGGGCCACCACCTCGGCCTCGCGCAGCCTGGGGTTGCGCAGGAGCTCCCGCACCACCCGGGGGTCGGGGTCGGTGA
This is a stretch of genomic DNA from Deferrisoma camini S3R1. It encodes these proteins:
- the tatA gene encoding twin-arginine translocase TatA/TatE family subunit, whose amino-acid sequence is MFGMPGGSEWLIILLIVLVIFGGKKIPELMGGLGKGIKSFKKAMNEPDAIDVTPEKKEEIPHEAAKEDEGEKKTQA
- a CDS encoding DUF2232 domain-containing protein; translated protein: MTRKTAGRPPVVENAAAGVASAALFLLSLWAPAVGFGLALMSPLPLAWAAWKRGPTAGLVALAVAGGAAVLVAGPAATALYVAQFGGPGVALGFFEGARRPAHQVVGVYVFLAATGSAVAVTGLAWAGGTTPAAWLTATVAETRETLARLLEGSATDPAAAAALAEGLDRTAELLRRLFPGLFVMVSVLTGWMNGVALRRMAKDPSAASWIEWRAPAGWIWGLLAAGFAAVLGTGPVRTVGWNVFLVLGAVYFLQGIAVVQHLFVTRGFPVFVRALAYVIVFVQFPVMVLVAGIGAFDLWFDFRARWARTPQA
- the rplI gene encoding 50S ribosomal protein L9 translates to MKVILKETVPNLGTVGDVVTVRDGYARNYLIPKGLAALADPRNVKAIEHQRRALEKKRLREIAKAEELAKALDGQRLVFRRKASDQQHLFGSVTTIDIERALQEKGFSITRKQVLLDQPLKSVGEFPVGIKLHGGVRTQVVAVVEAEAAEA
- the rpsF gene encoding 30S ribosomal protein S6, with product MAELWNRYESLILFDPDLGEEARTELIGRVKEYITNASGRILKTDHWGLRDLAFVMKGRSKAYYLLVEFAGPAPVSTELARRLNLLDTVLKFQTIKLEDRVDPAELPESEEESGVPAAEEKPAEEAPAEEAAAAQAGDAGEAEKTEE
- a CDS encoding polyprenyl synthetase family protein, translating into MAAVVRMMEAELAAVERQFERNLDSRVPLIQTVGRYVLTSGGKRIRPLLLLLSARLCGYRGDRAVPLASIVEFIHTATLLHDDVVDDADLRRGQKSANTVWGNEATVLVGDFLFSKSFSLMVGDGDLRVLRAMADATTALAEGEILELLKTCDLDVTVEEYLDVIRNKTAVLIAAACEVGALLGVADEGRVAALKGYGMDVGIAFQLVDDCLDFVGDRERFGKPVGADLEEGKITLPVIHALGAATDEERDRVARLVEQDAFSDDDRAWVREFVVRRGGVDAALGMARDRVEQAKARLAAFPACPEREALGVVADYVVARDR
- the dnaB gene encoding replicative DNA helicase → MPVSQPTALPSKVPPHSLEAEVGVLGAVLLQNDVLAQVAELIDRDDFYRTGHRLIFEAMLDLSERGAPIDLVTITEELRKKGVLEKAGGAAYIGGLTDQVPSASNAEHYARIVRERAIQRKLIWVATEIASEGYDPDADVEEYLDRAEQEIFKITQRKISPSFVRLRDVLKDAFAKIEELYERKELVTGVPTGFHELDQLTAGLQPSDLIIVAGRPGMGKTSFVLNIAHYASVHEGLPVGFFSLEMSREQLAVRLLCAEARIDSHRLRRGMLKDSDFPKLSRAAGVLAEAPFFIDDTPGISTLELRAKARRLKAEAGLELVIVDYLQLMRARGSYDVREQEISEISRSLKALAKELHLPVIALSQLNRGVESRSDKRPLLSDLRESGAIEQDADVIMFIYRDEVYNSDSPDKGVAEIIVGKQRQGPTGTVKLAFLNEYTAFENLARGYGE
- the rpsR gene encoding 30S ribosomal protein S18; translated protein: MAHPYRRRGRRKVCRFCVDPSLPLNYKHPEVLRQFLSERAKIVPRRISGNCSYHQRLLTREIKRARNVALLPFTELP